A genomic segment from Spinacia oleracea cultivar Varoflay chromosome 3, BTI_SOV_V1, whole genome shotgun sequence encodes:
- the LOC110780074 gene encoding kinesin-like protein KIN-14S, producing MFSNLTCTGHTYSYSPKPFPLPSAADLGETLCSLNFGSRVKGIEYGPARKQTDFSELLKYKHLAKKSKHDEKEAKKLQDNVQSLQLRLSAIEHICRNLQEKFMQMEDLS from the exons ATGTTCAGTAATCTAACCTGCACAGGGCATACTTATTCATATTCCCCAAAGCCATTTCCCCT TCCTAGCGCTGCAGACTTGGGGGAGACTTTATGCTCCCTGAACTTTGGTAGTCGAGTCAAGGGAATCGAATATGGTCCAGCTCGCAAGCAGACAGATTTTTCTGAGCTCCTCAAGTATAAGCATCTG GCTAAGAAATCAAAGCATGATGAAAAAGAAGCAAAGAAACTGCAGGACAATGTACAATCTTTGCAGCTAAGACTTTCTGCCATAGAGCATATCTGCAGAAATCTCCAAGAGAAG TTTATGCAGATGGAAGATCTGTCTTGA